One segment of Phaeacidiphilus oryzae TH49 DNA contains the following:
- the def gene encoding peptide deformylase, which yields MPVRVLGRLVDSHPVVPPEARRGTVRRITEVGEEVLERACRPVPAGEFGSAELAALIDDMFATQYIADGAGLAANQVGVDLRLFVYDCWDEEGVRHVGHILNPVLDEADPGERRLLEESEGCLSVPGAAITVPRADRAVARGFDKDGNPLVIEGRGYFARCLQHETDHLDGRLYLSRLSKRDRRAVLRESAEAREAVLAKRERKAAELAG from the coding sequence GTGCCCGTGCGCGTCCTCGGTCGTCTCGTCGACAGCCACCCCGTCGTTCCGCCGGAGGCCCGGCGGGGCACGGTGCGGCGGATCACCGAGGTGGGCGAGGAGGTGCTGGAGCGCGCCTGCCGCCCGGTGCCGGCCGGGGAGTTCGGCAGTGCGGAGCTCGCCGCGCTGATCGACGACATGTTCGCCACCCAGTACATCGCCGACGGCGCCGGGCTCGCGGCCAACCAGGTCGGTGTGGACCTGCGGCTGTTCGTCTACGACTGCTGGGACGAGGAGGGGGTGCGCCATGTCGGGCACATCCTCAACCCGGTGCTGGACGAGGCGGACCCGGGCGAGCGCCGGCTGCTCGAGGAGAGCGAGGGCTGCCTCTCGGTGCCGGGCGCGGCGATCACCGTGCCGCGCGCGGACCGCGCGGTCGCCCGCGGCTTCGACAAGGACGGCAACCCCCTGGTCATCGAGGGCCGGGGGTACTTCGCCCGGTGCCTCCAGCACGAGACCGACCACCTGGACGGGCGGCTCTACCTCTCCCGCCTCTCCAAGCGCGATCGCCGGGCCGTCCTGCGGGAGTCCGCCGAGGCCCGCGAGGCCGTGCTCGCCAAGCGGGAGCGCAAGGCGGCGGAACTCGCGGGCTGA
- a CDS encoding alpha/beta fold hydrolase encodes MPKRIVLRALAAGSAALLASAALPAAGALADSGTAATAAAHYSGTLADGAQWIADVPPGTAWNGTVLLFSHGFGPTVAQDSPSDGVAQALLARGYALAGSSYDPNGSWWALNSAEHDQFATLDAFDATVGAATGHRPSRVIAVGESMGGLVNAQLARDGGGRIDGALGLCGLVAGGVDLDEYQLDGEYAIARLLDPAGGVKLVDFSSAADAQATADRLAALVTAAQQTPAGRARIALAAAYLNTADWAPGLNPPAAGDYPGQEAQQYDWLVTQGVLAFVEFGRYEVEQSAGGNTSWTTGVDFRRLLDSSVHLREVRGLYRAAGLDLDADLSALDSGPRVAADPAAVARLRTSSTAGQSLAVPLLDLHTTADQLVPVEQENAFARRVARSGDGGLLRQAYVSRQSHCNFTTAEVVAGLEAVDSRVSTGRWGASATAGALQTAAEAMGPAAGGAAFTDFRPPRLVGADAR; translated from the coding sequence ATGCCGAAACGAATCGTGTTGCGCGCACTGGCCGCCGGGAGCGCCGCGCTGCTCGCCTCCGCCGCACTGCCGGCGGCCGGCGCCCTCGCCGACAGCGGAACGGCGGCGACGGCCGCCGCCCACTACAGCGGAACCCTCGCGGACGGCGCCCAGTGGATCGCCGACGTCCCCCCGGGCACCGCCTGGAACGGCACCGTTCTGCTCTTCAGCCACGGCTTCGGCCCGACCGTCGCACAGGACTCCCCCAGCGACGGCGTCGCCCAGGCACTGCTGGCCCGCGGCTACGCCCTGGCCGGCTCCTCCTACGACCCCAACGGCTCCTGGTGGGCGCTGAACAGCGCCGAGCACGACCAGTTCGCCACCCTCGACGCCTTCGACGCCACCGTGGGCGCGGCCACCGGCCACCGCCCGAGCCGGGTGATCGCGGTCGGCGAGTCGATGGGCGGGCTGGTCAACGCCCAGCTGGCGCGGGACGGCGGCGGCCGGATCGACGGCGCCCTGGGCCTCTGCGGACTGGTCGCCGGCGGCGTCGACCTGGACGAGTACCAGCTGGACGGGGAGTACGCGATCGCCCGGCTGCTGGACCCGGCGGGCGGCGTGAAGCTGGTGGACTTCTCCTCGGCGGCGGACGCCCAGGCCACCGCGGACCGGCTGGCGGCGCTGGTGACCGCGGCCCAGCAGACGCCCGCCGGGCGGGCCCGGATCGCCCTCGCCGCCGCGTACCTGAACACCGCCGACTGGGCGCCGGGCCTCAACCCGCCCGCCGCCGGCGACTATCCGGGACAGGAGGCGCAGCAGTACGACTGGCTGGTCACCCAGGGCGTCCTGGCCTTCGTCGAGTTCGGCCGGTACGAGGTCGAGCAGTCGGCCGGCGGCAACACCTCCTGGACCACCGGCGTGGACTTCCGCCGGCTGCTGGACTCCTCCGTCCACCTCCGCGAGGTGCGCGGGCTGTACCGGGCGGCCGGGCTGGACCTGGACGCGGACCTGTCCGCGCTGGACAGCGGGCCGCGGGTGGCCGCGGATCCGGCGGCGGTGGCCCGGCTCCGGACCTCGTCGACGGCCGGCCAGTCGCTGGCCGTACCGCTCCTCGACCTCCACACCACGGCCGACCAGCTGGTGCCGGTCGAGCAGGAGAACGCCTTCGCGCGCCGGGTGGCGCGGTCCGGGGACGGCGGCCTGCTGCGGCAGGCGTACGTGTCCCGGCAGAGCCACTGCAACTTCACCACCGCCGAGGTGGTGGCCGGCCTGGAGGCCGTCGACTCCCGTGTCAGCACCGGCCGTTGGGGCGCCTCGGCGACCGCGGGGGCCCTGCAGACCGCGGCGGAGGCGATGGGCCCCGCGGCCGGTGGAGCGGCGTTCACCGACTTCCGTCCGCCCCGGCTGGTGGGAGCCGACGCCCGCTAG